Proteins co-encoded in one Spirosoma endbachense genomic window:
- a CDS encoding helix-turn-helix domain-containing protein: MVLVVVKALDILEFIARDSARAYSLTEVAEGMNMHQATCVNILQTLVEKNYLEHLGRKKGDRLGPMAYSLTNNPTYYQDLLLVSKELMEDLTTALMKHPS, translated from the coding sequence ATGGTTTTAGTTGTTGTCAAGGCCTTAGATATTCTGGAGTTTATAGCACGCGATTCAGCTCGTGCTTACTCGCTAACCGAAGTAGCCGAAGGAATGAATATGCACCAGGCTACCTGCGTGAACATTCTGCAGACGCTGGTTGAAAAGAATTACTTAGAACATCTGGGCCGGAAAAAAGGGGATCGGCTGGGACCTATGGCGTACAGCCTAACAAATAACCCTACCTACTACCAGGATTTACTGCTGGTCTCCAAAGAATTGATGGAGGATTTGACTACCGCCTTAATGAAACATCCATCTTAG
- a CDS encoding SRPBCC family protein: MNTIAKSTMLAALMSVSGFAAITSNKAALAVASNKSDNPSASKTMNVLTNPKAPVTCSKRIIIKASPDKVWNLLANINNWASWQTDITKPSLNGPLQPGTTFDWKTGGAGIHSTLHTVDPNKSLGWTGKTFGMYAVHNWTLTEVPGGTQVAVDESMEGLLAGLFKSSFNKNLAKDMQHWLELLKAESEK; encoded by the coding sequence ATGAACACAATCGCTAAATCAACCATGCTGGCTGCCCTGATGAGCGTATCGGGCTTTGCCGCTATTACCTCAAACAAGGCTGCCCTGGCAGTAGCCTCCAACAAATCGGATAACCCATCAGCCAGCAAAACCATGAACGTACTAACAAACCCCAAAGCACCCGTAACGTGCAGTAAACGTATTATCATTAAAGCCAGCCCCGATAAAGTCTGGAACCTACTGGCCAACATCAACAACTGGGCGAGCTGGCAAACCGACATTACGAAACCATCACTCAACGGCCCCCTGCAACCCGGTACTACGTTCGACTGGAAAACAGGCGGGGCGGGTATTCACTCGACACTGCATACCGTTGACCCCAACAAAAGCCTCGGTTGGACGGGTAAAACATTTGGTATGTACGCGGTTCATAACTGGACACTGACCGAAGTGCCGGGCGGTACGCAGGTAGCAGTCGATGAATCAATGGAAGGACTTCTGGCCGGGCTGTTTAAATCATCGTTCAACAAGAATCTGGCAAAAGATATGCAGCATTGGCTGGAACTGCTCAAAGCAGAATCGGAGAAGTAA
- a CDS encoding TolC family protein, translating into MAAVERLPAEFTTRAKRGEEEMRTFVMGIGLLLLGRLPLMASAQLSGQSVDSTNSTVFWVADFYRAILDYHPLVKQASLLNSEAQQEVLQARGAFDPKLFSAYDRKEFGNSLYYDKWQSGVSIPIRPAGIDLKMTYDRNRGEYVNPEDRVPETGLATLGIRVPIGQGLLIDARRNALRQAQLAVTLADADRLKLINKTLYEATKTYWEWYLAHQQFQLLQAGYQLAQTRFRAVQQRALLGDAAAIDTTEALITTQDRLVQLQQAEVNLNNARLRLSVFLWNSDEVSGQPKPVEIPPSVVPQSILVDHIPDDFLHNLLGRAIAQHPELLKLTTKGRQLALEERFQRSLLQPQLALNASLLSRTPQPGLGYDWTSYYSFRTDNHKIGVDLTFPLFLRKERGKLRQVQLKTQQLKLAQKQTLRDIENEVQTSWNELNALKSQISIQQQTVLNQRTLLQAEQQKFELGESSLFLVNSRESKLIELEIKLAELRTKHQKAVASLWYLAGTNPETQLP; encoded by the coding sequence ATGGCGGCAGTTGAACGGCTTCCCGCCGAGTTTACAACAAGAGCCAAAAGAGGAGAAGAAGAAATGAGGACGTTTGTGATGGGTATAGGTTTGTTGCTGCTGGGTCGGCTCCCCTTGATGGCCAGTGCTCAATTGAGTGGACAATCAGTTGATAGCACCAATTCAACCGTTTTTTGGGTCGCCGATTTTTACCGGGCCATCCTTGACTATCATCCGCTAGTGAAACAGGCTTCTCTGCTGAATAGTGAAGCGCAGCAGGAAGTGCTGCAGGCACGGGGCGCTTTCGATCCCAAGCTTTTTTCAGCTTATGACCGGAAAGAATTTGGCAATAGCCTGTATTACGACAAGTGGCAGTCGGGCGTAAGCATCCCGATCCGCCCCGCTGGTATTGATTTGAAAATGACGTACGATCGGAATCGGGGCGAGTACGTTAACCCGGAAGATCGTGTACCTGAAACGGGTCTAGCTACGCTGGGTATTCGGGTACCGATTGGGCAGGGGCTGCTGATCGATGCCCGGCGAAATGCCTTACGTCAGGCACAACTGGCCGTGACGCTGGCCGATGCCGACCGATTGAAGCTGATCAACAAAACGCTCTATGAGGCCACTAAAACGTATTGGGAATGGTATCTGGCTCACCAACAGTTTCAACTGCTTCAGGCGGGCTACCAGCTTGCCCAAACGCGGTTTCGGGCGGTGCAACAGCGAGCCTTGCTGGGCGATGCCGCCGCTATTGACACCACCGAAGCCCTTATTACAACGCAGGACCGGCTTGTTCAACTCCAGCAGGCCGAGGTAAACCTGAACAATGCCCGTTTGCGGCTAAGCGTCTTTTTATGGAACAGCGATGAGGTGAGCGGACAGCCTAAACCAGTAGAAATACCTCCGTCAGTCGTGCCTCAGTCCATTTTAGTTGACCATATTCCCGACGATTTTCTGCATAACCTGCTTGGCCGAGCCATCGCACAACACCCGGAACTGTTAAAACTAACGACAAAAGGTCGTCAGCTTGCCCTCGAAGAACGCTTTCAGCGGTCGTTACTACAGCCCCAGCTAGCACTAAATGCCAGCCTTCTGAGTCGTACTCCACAGCCCGGCCTTGGCTATGACTGGACCAGCTATTACTCGTTTCGGACTGATAATCACAAGATTGGGGTCGATCTGACATTCCCTTTGTTTCTACGGAAGGAGCGGGGGAAACTTCGCCAGGTTCAACTTAAAACCCAGCAGCTCAAATTAGCGCAGAAACAGACCTTACGCGACATCGAAAACGAGGTGCAAACCTCCTGGAACGAGTTGAACGCGCTGAAAAGTCAAATCAGCATTCAGCAGCAAACCGTGCTGAATCAGCGTACGCTGCTACAAGCTGAACAACAGAAATTCGAGCTGGGCGAAAGTTCGCTTTTTCTGGTTAACAGCCGGGAATCTAAACTAATCGAGCTGGAAATAAAACTGGCGGAGTTACGAACAAAGCACCAGAAAGCGGTAGCTTCTCTGTGGTATTTGGCCGGAACGAATCCAGAAACGCAACTGCCTTAA
- a CDS encoding TetR/AcrR family transcriptional regulator, whose product MEYTVLVRMNEKLFLRDPESSELGRRIVRQAILLIAEIGFEEMTFRKLADRIGTKEASIYRYFENKHRLLVYLVAWYWQWLEYQLMFQTNNLTNPKEKLERIVKLLLLKEPAQSTTKSDADAINIQALHRIVIHEASKAYLTHHITEDNRQQLFKPYKDLCGRIAGIILEYRPNYPYARSRASSIIETAHYQAFFMQYLPSLTDFGPQSTDPLLQEDRLLHFLNHLLFSSLESNTY is encoded by the coding sequence ATGGAATACACAGTGCTTGTACGGATGAACGAGAAGTTGTTTCTACGTGATCCGGAAAGTTCAGAGCTGGGTCGCCGAATTGTCAGGCAGGCCATTTTATTGATTGCCGAAATTGGCTTTGAGGAGATGACATTCCGCAAGCTAGCCGACCGGATTGGCACGAAGGAAGCCAGTATTTACCGCTATTTTGAGAATAAACACCGGCTGCTGGTGTACCTGGTAGCCTGGTACTGGCAGTGGCTGGAATATCAACTCATGTTCCAGACGAACAATCTGACTAATCCGAAAGAGAAACTGGAGCGAATTGTAAAGCTTTTGCTGCTTAAGGAGCCGGCGCAATCAACCACGAAGTCCGATGCCGACGCCATAAATATACAGGCGCTTCATCGTATTGTTATCCATGAAGCGAGCAAAGCCTATTTGACTCACCATATTACGGAAGACAACCGGCAACAACTCTTCAAACCGTACAAAGATTTATGTGGTCGCATCGCCGGTATTATCCTGGAATATCGGCCCAATTACCCCTACGCCCGTTCACGAGCCAGTTCAATTATCGAGACGGCTCACTACCAGGCTTTTTTCATGCAATACCTGCCTTCCCTTACTGACTTTGGACCCCAATCTACAGACCCATTGCTCCAGGAAGACCGTTTACTCCACTTTCTAAATCATCTGTTATTCTCATCGCTGGAATCGAATACCTATTAG
- a CDS encoding winged helix-turn-helix transcriptional regulator — MRKTTSTNTQNAKQLTANCPILSTFHLLGGRWKIALIWNIAQDINRFGLLRNQLPGLSQKMLGQQLKELEQDGFIGKTNFAEVPPRTEYYLTELGQSLLPLLAQVYDWGLAHNLPQRVRERYEAEAASQPSG, encoded by the coding sequence ATGCGAAAAACTACGTCTACCAATACCCAAAACGCGAAGCAATTAACAGCAAACTGCCCCATTCTGAGTACTTTTCACCTGCTGGGAGGTCGGTGGAAAATTGCCCTGATCTGGAACATTGCCCAGGACATAAACCGCTTTGGATTGTTGCGGAACCAACTGCCGGGGCTTTCTCAGAAAATGCTGGGTCAGCAACTGAAGGAATTGGAGCAGGATGGCTTCATCGGGAAAACGAACTTCGCCGAAGTGCCCCCCCGCACCGAGTATTATCTGACGGAACTGGGTCAGTCGCTCCTTCCTCTGCTGGCTCAGGTGTATGATTGGGGCCTGGCTCATAACCTGCCCCAACGCGTACGGGAGCGTTACGAGGCTGAAGCTGCTAGTCAGCCTTCGGGCTAA
- a CDS encoding helix-turn-helix domain-containing protein — MNQPPIPIIDPDTFVDQFVDEDARQQARHPHSWSDSHFPANRFFTLMRIEDFARRIAFPIPTNRSFHYDFMLLTRGSIQRTYGLESYTIGPGMFSVYRAGDIVSTDSCMADATGFYGLFDAEYVLATLKNPHALAELSFLQSDASPVLSLDPVILSDLLAQLARIERALLSQRTDSQAYISSLFYAFLLDVQQQYGHRKQTRQLTSSALLTAHFRHLLTRHILSNRTVNEYADLLAVTPNHLNKCIKEATGKPASVLIAEMLLLEAKVLLGQPGLSISEIAYRLSFDDLSYFARFFKKHTCLNPTQYRQQA; from the coding sequence ATGAACCAGCCCCCTATCCCGATCATTGACCCGGATACGTTTGTCGATCAATTCGTCGACGAGGATGCCCGGCAGCAGGCACGGCATCCCCATTCATGGTCCGACAGCCACTTTCCGGCCAACCGTTTTTTTACCCTGATGCGGATCGAGGATTTTGCTCGCCGGATTGCTTTCCCGATTCCAACCAACCGGAGTTTTCATTATGATTTTATGCTCCTGACCCGTGGGTCCATTCAGCGGACGTATGGTTTGGAGTCTTACACGATTGGTCCAGGTATGTTTTCAGTGTACCGGGCAGGTGATATTGTCTCAACGGATAGCTGCATGGCCGATGCCACCGGATTTTATGGTCTGTTCGATGCGGAATACGTATTGGCTACGCTTAAAAATCCTCATGCGTTAGCCGAACTAAGCTTTTTACAGTCTGATGCCAGCCCGGTATTGTCGCTTGACCCGGTAATTTTATCGGACTTGCTGGCACAATTGGCCCGAATTGAACGGGCACTTCTAAGCCAGCGTACGGATAGCCAGGCATACATCAGCTCGTTGTTCTATGCATTCTTACTGGATGTGCAACAGCAATATGGTCATCGTAAGCAGACTCGCCAGCTAACTTCGTCGGCGTTGCTTACGGCCCACTTCCGGCACTTACTGACCCGTCATATCCTGAGCAACCGCACCGTAAATGAATACGCAGACTTGTTGGCCGTAACCCCGAACCACCTCAACAAATGCATCAAAGAAGCCACCGGCAAGCCCGCCAGCGTATTGATTGCCGAGATGCTTCTCCTGGAAGCGAAGGTACTGCTTGGTCAACCGGGTTTGTCCATCTCGGAGATCGCTTACCGACTCAGTTTTGACGACCTATCGTATTTTGCCCGTTTCTTCAAAAAACATACTTGCCTCAATCCGACCCAATACCGTCAGCAGGCATAA
- a CDS encoding nuclear transport factor 2 family protein, producing MATATIEQALNGLVDLVNQGKPTDAFDTYYHPNLEKTDLDGVTVSGLAENYRVGEELLSKITAVRTFAHRGTLVVGNRSFVVWELDFDHADNGRVNVTEVAIQDWQDGKIIRERYIA from the coding sequence ATGGCAACTGCAACCATTGAACAGGCCCTTAATGGGCTTGTCGACTTAGTAAATCAAGGTAAACCGACGGACGCCTTCGATACCTATTACCATCCCAATCTGGAAAAAACCGACCTCGACGGTGTAACCGTATCGGGCCTGGCCGAAAATTACCGCGTTGGCGAGGAACTGCTAAGCAAAATCACCGCGGTTCGGACGTTTGCTCATAGGGGTACCCTTGTGGTTGGGAACCGGAGTTTTGTGGTTTGGGAGCTGGATTTCGACCACGCTGACAATGGGCGGGTTAACGTGACGGAGGTAGCCATTCAGGACTGGCAGGACGGCAAAATAATCCGGGAGCGATATATTGCCTGA
- a CDS encoding HlyD family secretion protein: MLNLSNQRVDEQLFNHYPLKTLRSLPQPDAGRRLGRWMLALLLICLAVLFLPWQQTINGEGGVTALNPQDRPQTIQNAIAGRIERWKIQEGQAVKKGDTLLVISDVKDDYFDPKLPQRLDEQLGAKQGSLTATSVKISALEEQMAALRKALTVKLASARNKVRQSEFKVASDSTDLIAIRKNYQIALDRLDRFEKGYTNGLFSLTDLETRRLKVQEDYAKVIAQENKLNGARQELINAQLDLSTIQADYQEKIAKSLSDRSSAVSYQAEASGEIAKLRNKISSVDVRRGLYVVRAPQDGYIVRSLKAGIGEMIKEGESIVTLQPANPSVAVELYVRPMDVPLIQRGRMVRLKFDGWPAIQFSGWPSVAVGTFGGEVAVIDAINSVNGKYRLLIKPKSRSGDQPWPNQLRVGSGVFGWVMLDDVPIWYELWRQLNGFPPSLQQEPKEEKKK; the protein is encoded by the coding sequence ATGCTTAACCTATCGAATCAGCGGGTAGACGAACAGTTGTTTAACCATTATCCGCTCAAAACGCTACGTTCGCTGCCCCAGCCCGACGCAGGTCGACGGCTGGGGCGATGGATGCTTGCGCTTTTGCTTATTTGTCTGGCCGTGCTGTTTTTGCCCTGGCAGCAGACGATCAATGGGGAGGGGGGTGTAACGGCCCTAAACCCACAGGATCGCCCGCAAACGATACAAAATGCTATTGCAGGACGTATCGAACGCTGGAAAATTCAGGAAGGTCAGGCGGTAAAAAAAGGCGATACGTTGCTAGTTATCTCCGATGTAAAGGACGATTATTTTGATCCAAAACTCCCTCAGCGGCTCGATGAACAACTCGGGGCGAAACAAGGGAGCCTGACGGCAACAAGCGTTAAAATTTCAGCCCTGGAGGAACAGATGGCTGCGCTTCGAAAAGCTCTGACGGTTAAGCTCGCATCAGCCCGTAACAAAGTCCGTCAGAGTGAATTTAAAGTTGCCAGCGATAGTACGGATCTGATCGCCATCCGGAAAAACTATCAGATTGCGCTCGACCGGCTGGATCGCTTCGAAAAAGGCTATACAAACGGCCTGTTCTCCCTAACCGATCTGGAAACGCGTCGGCTGAAGGTGCAGGAGGACTATGCCAAAGTAATTGCGCAGGAAAACAAACTCAACGGTGCGCGGCAGGAACTGATCAACGCCCAACTCGATCTGAGCACCATTCAGGCCGATTATCAGGAAAAAATAGCGAAATCGCTGTCAGACCGCAGTTCGGCGGTATCGTATCAGGCCGAAGCCTCCGGCGAGATCGCTAAACTACGAAACAAAATAAGCAGCGTCGATGTCCGGCGCGGTCTCTACGTGGTTCGGGCACCCCAGGACGGCTACATCGTGCGGTCCCTGAAAGCGGGTATTGGCGAGATGATCAAGGAAGGCGAATCCATTGTTACGTTGCAGCCTGCTAATCCCTCCGTTGCGGTTGAATTATACGTCCGGCCAATGGATGTTCCCTTGATTCAGCGGGGGCGTATGGTTCGACTTAAGTTCGATGGCTGGCCGGCTATTCAGTTTTCGGGCTGGCCGTCCGTCGCTGTGGGCACGTTTGGGGGCGAGGTTGCCGTAATTGATGCCATCAATAGTGTGAATGGGAAGTATCGCTTACTGATTAAACCTAAAAGTCGGTCAGGCGATCAACCCTGGCCGAACCAGTTGCGCGTGGGTTCCGGGGTGTTTGGCTGGGTCATGCTCGATGATGTGCCCATTTGGTATGAATTATGGCGGCAGTTGAACGGCTTCCCGCCGAGTTTACAACAAGAGCCAAAAGAGGAGAAGAAGAAATGA
- a CDS encoding ABC transporter transmembrane domain-containing protein has translation MSTISSYQGPPSSVQRLLRLLGTEKKDISYIYLYALVTGFISLSLPLGIQAIFNLVSGGLVFSSVYVLIGVVILGVLATGLLLVGQMTLVEVLQQRIFAKAAFEFTYRLPRIEPSALSGYYPPELMNRFFDVLTIQKGLPKLLIDLTAAAMQILFGIILLSFYHPVFLAFGLFTLLSITGISWIYGPRGLRTSLEESKYKYKVVAWLEDHARDLPRYRGHEDALEPIDQMDELVASYVTHRNAHFRVLKRFFYSGVAFKTIVTGGLLILGTALVVGREMALGQFVAAELVIVLITSSVEKLISGIDTVFDLLTAVEKIATVTDLPLETDTHA, from the coding sequence ATGTCGACAATTTCATCGTATCAAGGCCCTCCCTCGTCCGTTCAGCGGTTACTTAGGTTACTGGGAACCGAGAAAAAAGACATTAGTTATATCTACCTCTACGCCCTGGTGACCGGCTTCATTAGCCTGTCGTTACCCCTTGGTATTCAGGCCATATTTAATCTGGTATCGGGCGGGCTCGTGTTCAGTTCAGTATACGTCCTAATTGGCGTTGTAATACTGGGCGTTTTGGCGACGGGCCTGCTGTTGGTGGGGCAGATGACGCTGGTTGAAGTGCTTCAGCAACGGATTTTTGCCAAAGCTGCTTTTGAATTTACCTACCGCCTACCCCGTATCGAACCGAGCGCTTTATCAGGCTATTACCCACCCGAATTGATGAACCGCTTCTTCGACGTACTGACCATTCAGAAAGGGCTGCCCAAACTACTTATCGACCTGACGGCGGCTGCCATGCAAATTCTGTTTGGTATCATCCTGCTGTCGTTCTATCACCCCGTATTTCTGGCATTCGGTTTATTTACACTGTTGTCTATTACGGGAATCAGCTGGATTTATGGGCCGCGGGGGCTGCGTACCAGTCTTGAGGAGTCGAAGTATAAATACAAAGTGGTTGCCTGGCTGGAAGATCATGCCCGCGATCTGCCCCGGTATCGCGGGCATGAGGATGCGCTGGAGCCAATTGATCAGATGGACGAATTGGTCGCTTCTTACGTAACGCATCGAAATGCGCACTTCCGGGTGTTAAAGCGGTTTTTCTACAGCGGAGTGGCCTTCAAAACGATCGTTACGGGTGGCTTACTGATTTTGGGGACGGCTCTGGTTGTTGGCCGGGAGATGGCTTTAGGCCAATTCGTTGCGGCTGAACTGGTCATCGTTCTGATTACCAGTTCGGTCGAGAAGCTCATCTCCGGCATCGACACCGTATTTGATTTACTAACCGCCGTTGAAAAGATTGCAACGGTAACGGATTTACCTTTGGAAACCGATACTCATGCTTAA
- a CDS encoding Crp/Fnr family transcriptional regulator, which yields MDNQQLPPDQRLRHQIEQFVPLTEDDWGLLAPHLTISTLKKHALFAEEGCVSVEVGFVIEGMFRQFYTKDGEERTTYFFFENHFLSAYISCLTGKPSLITIEALSDSTYIGFPYALLKNLFDQRMAWQKFGRLMAEYLTIGLEERMASLLLLSPEERYLDLLEGSKKKILERVPQHYIANYLGITPVSMSRIRNRIQKK from the coding sequence ATGGACAATCAGCAACTTCCCCCCGACCAGCGTTTGCGACACCAGATTGAGCAGTTTGTACCCTTAACCGAGGATGACTGGGGGTTGCTGGCTCCGCACCTAACGATTTCAACCCTTAAAAAACACGCCTTATTTGCTGAAGAAGGGTGCGTTTCGGTCGAGGTTGGCTTTGTGATCGAAGGTATGTTCCGCCAGTTCTACACGAAAGATGGCGAAGAACGGACGACCTACTTTTTCTTTGAAAATCACTTTCTCTCGGCCTATATCAGTTGCCTGACCGGCAAACCGTCGCTGATTACCATCGAGGCCCTGAGTGACAGTACGTATATTGGTTTTCCGTACGCCTTACTCAAAAACCTGTTCGACCAACGCATGGCCTGGCAGAAGTTCGGTCGACTCATGGCCGAATACCTGACCATTGGCCTAGAAGAGCGAATGGCGAGTCTGCTCCTGCTCAGCCCCGAAGAACGCTATCTTGATTTGCTGGAAGGCAGCAAAAAGAAAATTCTGGAACGGGTTCCCCAGCATTACATCGCCAATTATCTGGGTATTACACCCGTAAGCATGAGCCGAATACGAAACCGAATTCAGAAAAAATAA
- a CDS encoding RNA polymerase sigma factor, which translates to MLSEQEFIRQIRQHQKIIHKVCHLYADKPEDREDLFQEILLNAWKANSNYRREAKFTTWLYQIGLNTAIAYLRKTKRNPMQEGLEDVLQLPDLTDDPTEQQFSALYQAIGQLDKIDKAVVMLYLDEYDYTAIGQLLGITPNYVAVKMNRIKQQLKQTVQQN; encoded by the coding sequence ATGTTGTCAGAGCAGGAATTTATCCGACAGATTCGCCAGCATCAGAAAATTATTCATAAAGTTTGTCACCTCTATGCGGACAAACCAGAAGATCGCGAAGATCTGTTTCAGGAAATCCTGCTAAATGCCTGGAAAGCTAACAGCAATTACCGACGGGAGGCTAAGTTCACGACCTGGCTCTATCAAATAGGCCTGAATACGGCTATCGCCTACTTGCGAAAAACAAAACGAAACCCAATGCAGGAGGGCCTTGAGGATGTCCTTCAACTTCCTGATTTGACGGATGACCCTACAGAACAGCAATTTAGTGCGCTTTATCAGGCCATTGGCCAGTTAGATAAAATTGACAAAGCGGTGGTCATGCTCTATCTCGATGAGTATGATTATACGGCTATCGGTCAATTGTTGGGGATTACGCCTAATTATGTAGCGGTAAAAATGAATCGGATCAAGCAGCAACTCAAACAAACCGTACAACAAAACTAA
- a CDS encoding SDR family oxidoreductase: MAFRNKNIVIIGGSSGIGFATAQLAYQQGATVTITGTSTATAQQAAQLIGNVAAYPLDITDEHAVNRFFNQLTAIDHVLVSAGGTKLGSLFEGSVADHATPIQLRLLGNIHVVRAATPKLRSGGSFTFTGGLSTDRPVSGAWVSGIATAVAEQMARVLALDLAPIRFNAISPGYTDTPMWTNVLGDNREQVLATVAHTLPVKRIARPDEVAQAVLSLMQNKSVTGEVIHVDGGARLV, translated from the coding sequence ATGGCATTCAGAAACAAGAACATCGTCATCATCGGAGGAAGTTCAGGCATCGGTTTCGCAACGGCTCAACTCGCCTACCAACAGGGGGCTACCGTCACTATCACTGGCACCTCTACGGCCACTGCTCAACAGGCGGCCCAACTTATCGGTAACGTAGCCGCTTACCCGCTCGACATTACCGACGAACATGCCGTTAATCGGTTCTTTAACCAACTCACTGCCATCGATCATGTATTAGTATCGGCGGGTGGTACCAAGTTAGGTAGCCTTTTCGAGGGCAGCGTAGCCGACCACGCTACACCCATCCAATTGCGGCTACTTGGTAACATCCACGTTGTTCGGGCGGCTACCCCCAAATTACGCTCTGGCGGTTCCTTTACTTTCACTGGTGGCCTTTCGACCGACCGCCCTGTGTCGGGAGCCTGGGTGTCGGGCATCGCCACGGCCGTAGCCGAGCAGATGGCCCGCGTACTAGCGCTGGATTTGGCACCCATCCGCTTCAATGCCATTTCGCCCGGCTATACCGACACCCCGATGTGGACTAACGTGCTGGGTGATAATCGGGAACAGGTGCTGGCTACTGTAGCGCATACCCTCCCTGTTAAACGCATTGCCCGGCCCGACGAAGTGGCCCAGGCAGTACTCTCTCTAATGCAGAACAAATCCGTCACGGGTGAGGTGATTCACGTGGATGGCGGAGCACGGTTAGTCTAA
- a CDS encoding leucine-rich repeat domain-containing protein gives MTKAEIELIDLWISTANADVKKRIADLPKNEKVNTWLAHYRAAPTNEGGSEAELPTVSPGKVSQTDRQKAENQGVVITPITPDQSFLALDRVNTPHFGDAQMALLLPLKEHIVWLDLSATQVTGKSLLQIAQFKNLTRLSLDNTRITDAGLSQLRNLPALQHLNLYATSVTDQGLKTLESCKKLKTLYLWQTRVTPDGVAGLCILAFMVSCLIGKFDKLATLLMAPLYVFLMILLVHIPRAATNKTTY, from the coding sequence TTGACAAAAGCGGAGATCGAGTTAATCGACCTGTGGATTTCTACCGCGAATGCCGACGTCAAAAAGCGGATTGCTGACCTGCCCAAAAACGAAAAAGTTAACACCTGGCTGGCTCATTACAGGGCAGCACCAACAAACGAAGGTGGATCAGAAGCCGAACTTCCGACTGTAAGCCCCGGAAAGGTCAGCCAGACTGATCGCCAAAAAGCCGAAAATCAGGGTGTTGTGATTACCCCGATCACACCCGATCAGTCTTTCCTGGCCCTCGACAGGGTGAATACACCCCACTTCGGTGATGCACAGATGGCTCTTTTACTGCCTCTGAAAGAGCACATTGTCTGGCTGGATTTATCGGCTACCCAGGTTACCGGTAAATCGTTACTACAGATCGCTCAATTCAAAAATCTAACCCGCCTGAGCCTCGACAATACCCGCATCACCGATGCAGGCCTTTCCCAACTTCGAAACCTACCCGCTCTTCAGCACCTGAATCTCTACGCTACCTCCGTAACGGATCAGGGGCTGAAGACCCTCGAATCCTGTAAGAAGCTAAAGACCCTCTACCTCTGGCAAACCAGAGTGACGCCCGATGGCGTTGCTGGCCTGTGTATTCTGGCTTTCATGGTTAGCTGTCTGATCGGCAAATTCGATAAGCTGGCCACGTTACTCATGGCCCCCCTGTACGTATTCCTGATGATTCTTCTGGTTCACATTCCGCGAGCAGCCACCAACAAAACGACCTACTGA
- a CDS encoding tryptophan-rich sensory protein, with protein sequence MKSTSFVEVHGGSVNGSSTGSRPIYVLVFFSIGTLGIGMLTAYLSFSLFPFDNTYRLPAIYPPQWMFWVFWLVLYPTMGLAAGYVWLQRNTFDIRGAMIYYVSILLTNVLFLPIANVSKGNPAIMTFMDINGVLTAVLLGWLFLRYSKRAFYYLLPLIIWMPVTTTFKILLWLANSTNP encoded by the coding sequence ATGAAATCGACATCATTTGTTGAGGTACACGGCGGTTCAGTGAATGGGTCAAGCACGGGAAGCAGACCCATCTATGTGTTGGTTTTCTTTTCAATCGGTACGTTAGGGATAGGCATGCTGACGGCCTATCTCAGCTTTTCGCTATTCCCATTCGATAATACCTACAGGTTACCAGCTATTTATCCACCCCAATGGATGTTTTGGGTGTTTTGGCTTGTGCTCTACCCCACTATGGGTTTAGCGGCCGGGTATGTCTGGCTTCAACGAAATACGTTTGACATCCGGGGAGCCATGATCTACTACGTGTCCATCTTGTTGACTAACGTTCTGTTTCTGCCCATTGCCAATGTGTCTAAGGGTAACCCAGCCATCATGACCTTTATGGATATAAATGGCGTGCTAACAGCAGTGCTCCTGGGCTGGCTGTTTTTACGTTATTCAAAACGAGCCTTTTACTATTTGCTACCCTTGATTATCTGGATGCCGGTAACGACCACGTTTAAGATTTTGCTGTGGCTGGCTAACTCGACGAACCCCTGA